A genomic stretch from Arthrobacter sp. KBS0702 includes:
- the tatC gene encoding twin-arginine translocase subunit TatC, translating to MALLDHLKELRNRLFKSAIAVVLGTVVGFLVYQPMLAALIKPIRDLNEHEGRQASLNFDGVASSFDLMIQVSVFLGLIVASPVWLYQLWAFIVPGLHKKERRLALSFVAAAVPLFVGGVLLAWLVLPNAVRVLTDFTPSGGSNFISAQVYLSFVLRLLLAFGIAFLLPVVLFGLNLAGLIKGRQLVKSWRITVFLVCLFSAMAAPGADAMSMFYLAVPMLVLFFTAIGLCLLNDRRRDKRAARVAAETEATADQATPSSELENL from the coding sequence ATGGCCCTGCTGGACCACCTCAAGGAGCTGCGGAACCGGCTGTTTAAGTCGGCCATCGCCGTCGTCCTTGGGACCGTCGTCGGCTTCCTCGTCTACCAGCCCATGCTGGCGGCGCTGATCAAACCAATCCGCGACCTGAACGAACATGAGGGCCGCCAGGCCTCGTTGAACTTCGACGGCGTGGCGAGCTCCTTCGACCTGATGATCCAGGTGTCCGTCTTCCTGGGCCTGATCGTCGCGAGTCCGGTGTGGCTCTACCAGCTCTGGGCCTTTATTGTGCCGGGGTTGCACAAGAAGGAACGGCGGCTGGCGCTGTCCTTCGTAGCGGCCGCCGTGCCGCTGTTCGTCGGCGGCGTGCTGCTGGCCTGGCTGGTGTTGCCGAACGCCGTGCGCGTGCTGACCGACTTCACCCCCTCCGGCGGCTCGAACTTCATCAGCGCCCAGGTGTACCTGTCCTTTGTCCTACGCCTGCTGCTGGCGTTCGGCATCGCATTCCTGCTGCCGGTGGTGCTGTTCGGGCTGAACCTGGCGGGACTTATCAAGGGCCGTCAGCTGGTCAAGAGCTGGCGGATCACCGTGTTCCTCGTCTGCCTCTTCTCCGCCATGGCCGCCCCCGGCGCGGACGCGATGAGCATGTTCTACCTTGCCGTGCCCATGCTGGTGCTCTTCTTCACTGCTATCGGACTGTGCCTGCTCAACGACCGCCGGCGGGACAAACGCGCCGCCAGGGTGGCCGCGGAAACCGAAGCCACCGCCGACCAGGCGACTCCAAGCTCCGAGCTGGAGAATCTCTAG
- the tatA gene encoding Sec-independent protein translocase subunit TatA, with product MRLEGWHLIIIIVLALVLFAAPKLPGMARSLGQSMRIFKSEVREMKKDGNPEAGADSDAVEGKVVNHPRSTGTESRPGEGTDVPPPNRA from the coding sequence ATGAGGCTTGAAGGCTGGCATCTCATCATCATCATCGTTCTGGCACTGGTGCTTTTCGCTGCGCCGAAGCTGCCCGGAATGGCCCGCAGCCTGGGCCAGTCGATGCGGATTTTCAAATCCGAGGTCCGTGAAATGAAGAAGGACGGCAACCCGGAAGCGGGCGCCGATTCCGACGCCGTTGAAGGCAAAGTCGTGAACCACCCCCGGTCCACCGGCACCGAAAGCCGTCCCGGCGAGGGAACCGACGTTCCACCGCCGAACCGCGCCTAG
- a CDS encoding RNA helicase: MSSLPGPESPSERYRASAERAAEAKTYLGGFTRSLAFDLDPFQREACLSLQAGRGVLVAAPTGAGKTIVGEFAIYLALQRGLKAFYTTPIKALSNQKYTELADKYGAAQVGLLTGDTSINGEAPVVVMTTEVLRNMLYADSATLDDLGFVVMDEVHYLADRFRGAVWEEVIIHLPSEVQVASLSATVSNAEEFGAWLDTVRGQTDVIVSEHRPVPLWQHVMVGRKIVDLFAGDTSFDEIAPAGETAVSATAETAGSGVITERAGFEVNPELLSMARAESQMNVRGRFGHGGRNQRQRNQRSQRAQAPQGTRSPVRKASRPQVIASLDRMDLLPAITFIFSRAGCDAAVAQCVSAGLWLTTEQEQLIIARRVDEAAQDIPSDDLDVLGFWSWRDGLLRGLAAHHAGMLPTFKEVVEKLFVDGLVKAVFATETLALGVNMPARCVVLEKLDKFNGEAHVNITAGEYTQLTGRAGRRGIDVEGHAVVLWQPGTDPAAVAGLASRRTYPLNSSFRPTYNMSINLVAQFGRPRAREILESSFAQFQADRSVVGLAKQVRSREESLAGFSKSMSCHLGDFTEYARLRRALSDAENNAAKGTSRARKSLTEDSLSRLLPGDVVDVPSGRAPGLAVVLSSDHHSREPRPAVMTMDNQLRRIGLHDVEGPLAPITRVRIPKSFNAKVPKSRRDLASSVRNAIRESRPPAPPNRNEDFGRAAALPNMEKKIADLRRELRAHPCHGCSEREDHARWSERWWKLRQETDGLIRQIQGRTNTIAKTFDRVCGVLSSYGYLETSDAGTLSISPDGQRLRRIYGEKDLLISQSLRMGAFSDLDAAEIAALASVLVYQAKREDRGLRPKMPSVSLESAVDTVVREWSALEDVEEANKLPLTGEPELGLVWPIFKWAKGRHLQEVLSGTDLAAGDFVRWVKQVIDLLDQLAKIPGLDPRVARLCADAITLVKRGVVAYSAVA, encoded by the coding sequence ATGTCCTCACTACCCGGGCCGGAGTCGCCGTCCGAGCGCTACCGTGCCAGCGCCGAGCGGGCCGCAGAAGCCAAGACCTACCTGGGCGGATTTACCCGCTCGCTCGCGTTCGACCTTGATCCTTTCCAGCGCGAGGCGTGCCTGTCCCTGCAGGCAGGCCGCGGCGTGCTGGTGGCGGCCCCGACCGGGGCCGGCAAGACGATCGTGGGGGAGTTCGCCATCTACCTGGCGCTCCAGCGCGGGCTGAAGGCCTTCTACACGACGCCGATCAAGGCGCTGAGCAACCAGAAGTACACCGAACTCGCGGACAAGTACGGCGCCGCCCAGGTGGGCCTGCTGACCGGTGACACCAGCATTAACGGCGAGGCACCCGTGGTGGTGATGACCACCGAAGTGCTCCGCAACATGCTCTACGCGGATTCGGCGACCCTGGACGACCTCGGCTTCGTCGTGATGGACGAGGTCCATTACCTCGCCGACCGCTTCCGCGGCGCCGTGTGGGAAGAGGTCATCATCCACCTGCCCAGCGAGGTGCAGGTGGCCTCGCTCAGCGCCACAGTCTCCAACGCGGAGGAATTTGGTGCCTGGCTGGACACCGTCCGCGGCCAGACCGACGTGATCGTCTCCGAGCACCGTCCCGTCCCGCTCTGGCAGCACGTTATGGTGGGCCGCAAGATCGTGGACCTGTTTGCCGGTGACACCAGCTTCGACGAGATCGCCCCCGCGGGCGAGACCGCCGTGTCCGCCACCGCGGAAACCGCCGGCAGCGGTGTCATCACCGAACGTGCCGGCTTCGAGGTCAACCCGGAACTGCTGTCAATGGCGCGTGCCGAGAGCCAGATGAACGTCCGCGGGCGCTTCGGCCACGGCGGCCGCAACCAGCGCCAGCGGAATCAGCGCAGCCAGCGTGCCCAGGCCCCGCAGGGCACACGCAGCCCGGTCCGGAAGGCCAGCCGCCCGCAGGTCATCGCCAGCCTGGACCGGATGGACCTGCTGCCGGCGATCACCTTTATTTTCTCGCGCGCCGGCTGCGATGCCGCCGTGGCACAGTGTGTCTCCGCGGGATTGTGGCTGACCACCGAGCAGGAGCAGCTCATCATCGCCCGGCGCGTCGACGAGGCAGCGCAGGACATCCCCTCCGACGACCTGGACGTGCTCGGTTTCTGGAGCTGGCGGGACGGACTGCTCCGCGGCCTCGCCGCGCACCACGCCGGCATGCTGCCCACGTTCAAGGAAGTGGTGGAAAAACTGTTCGTCGACGGCCTCGTCAAGGCCGTGTTCGCCACCGAAACCCTCGCCCTGGGTGTGAACATGCCGGCGCGCTGCGTGGTTCTGGAGAAGCTGGACAAGTTCAACGGCGAGGCGCACGTCAACATTACGGCGGGGGAGTACACCCAGCTGACCGGCCGGGCCGGGCGCCGCGGGATCGACGTCGAGGGCCACGCCGTCGTGCTGTGGCAGCCGGGGACCGATCCGGCGGCCGTCGCCGGCCTCGCCTCCCGGCGGACCTACCCGCTGAACTCCAGCTTCCGGCCCACCTACAACATGTCGATCAACCTCGTGGCACAATTCGGCCGGCCGCGCGCCCGCGAGATCCTGGAGTCCTCCTTCGCCCAGTTCCAGGCGGACCGCTCGGTCGTCGGCTTGGCCAAGCAGGTGCGCAGCCGGGAGGAATCACTCGCCGGCTTCAGCAAGTCGATGAGCTGCCATCTGGGCGACTTCACCGAATACGCCAGGTTGCGCCGGGCGTTGTCCGATGCGGAGAACAACGCCGCGAAGGGCACCTCGAGGGCCCGCAAGTCGCTGACCGAGGACTCGCTGAGCCGGCTGCTGCCCGGCGACGTCGTTGACGTACCCTCGGGCCGGGCGCCCGGCCTCGCCGTCGTGCTGAGTTCGGACCACCACTCGCGCGAACCGCGCCCCGCGGTGATGACCATGGACAACCAGCTGCGCCGGATCGGCCTGCACGACGTCGAAGGTCCGCTCGCGCCGATCACCCGGGTCCGGATCCCCAAGTCGTTCAATGCAAAGGTGCCGAAGTCCCGGCGCGACCTGGCCTCCTCGGTCCGCAACGCCATCCGGGAGAGCCGCCCGCCGGCACCGCCGAACCGCAACGAGGACTTCGGCCGTGCTGCCGCGCTCCCAAACATGGAGAAGAAGATCGCGGATTTGCGCCGCGAACTCCGGGCCCACCCCTGTCACGGCTGCAGCGAACGCGAGGACCACGCCCGATGGTCCGAGCGTTGGTGGAAACTCCGCCAGGAGACCGACGGCCTGATCCGCCAGATCCAGGGCCGCACCAACACCATCGCCAAGACGTTTGACCGGGTCTGCGGGGTCCTGTCCAGCTACGGCTACCTCGAGACCTCGGACGCGGGGACCCTCTCGATCAGCCCGGACGGCCAGCGGCTCCGACGGATCTATGGTGAAAAGGACCTGCTGATTTCGCAGTCCCTGCGGATGGGGGCCTTCAGCGACCTCGACGCCGCCGAGATCGCTGCACTGGCGAGCGTCCTGGTTTACCAGGCCAAGCGGGAGGACCGCGGCCTGCGGCCCAAGATGCCGAGCGTCTCGCTGGAGTCCGCCGTCGACACCGTGGTGCGCGAGTGGTCCGCCCTGGAAGACGTGGAGGAGGCCAACAAGCTGCCCCTCACCGGGGAGCCCGAACTGGGCCTGGTCTGGCCTATCTTCAAGTGGGCCAAGGGCCGCCACCTCCAGGAGGTGCTCAGCGGCACGGACCTGGCCGCCGGCGACTTCGTCCGCTGGGTCAAGCAGGTCATCGACCTGCTGGACCAGCTCGCCAAGATTCCCGGCCTCGACCCGCGTGTTGCCCGGCTTTGCGCCGACGCGATCACGCTGGTCAAGCGTGGCGTCGTCGCCTACTCGGCCGTCGCGTGA
- a CDS encoding FKBP-type peptidyl-prolyl cis-trans isomerase yields MRRLLAILIPGLLLLTACGGGEPAAPEPTSQSAGETAKLDSLKLTDNGEKKAPGVEFTKPLDVKDPTIKVVKEGDGDRVKANQVADISIVAFNGKDGSTVEDTFAKDPEKLELNDDLKSGSAVIYNAFVGAKVGSHLALAVPGKAASAQGGDAQPSQLLVIKILAAKDAPKVLDKPEGDAVTPPAGLPTVKENDKGVPVISVDGVAAPTALISQDLIKGKGQAIKETDTVTVNYVGVALAGGKVFDSSFDSGKKATFPLNGVIKGWTQGLSGKTVGSRVLLVIPKALAYPDATAASGQPVGDLVFVVDILGVK; encoded by the coding sequence GTGCGCCGACTATTAGCAATTCTCATCCCCGGACTGCTGCTGCTCACCGCCTGTGGTGGCGGGGAACCTGCCGCCCCCGAGCCCACCAGCCAGTCCGCCGGTGAGACCGCCAAGCTCGACTCCCTGAAACTGACGGACAATGGCGAGAAGAAGGCCCCCGGCGTCGAGTTCACGAAGCCGCTCGACGTCAAGGACCCGACCATCAAGGTGGTCAAGGAGGGCGACGGCGACCGCGTCAAAGCCAACCAGGTTGCGGACATCTCCATCGTCGCCTTCAACGGCAAGGACGGTTCGACCGTTGAGGACACCTTCGCCAAGGATCCCGAGAAGCTCGAGCTGAACGACGACCTCAAGTCAGGCAGCGCGGTCATCTACAACGCGTTCGTCGGCGCCAAGGTCGGCTCCCACCTTGCCCTGGCAGTCCCCGGCAAGGCCGCCAGCGCCCAGGGCGGCGATGCGCAGCCTTCGCAGCTGCTGGTGATCAAGATCCTCGCCGCAAAGGACGCCCCCAAGGTGCTGGACAAGCCCGAGGGCGACGCCGTAACCCCGCCGGCCGGCCTGCCGACCGTGAAGGAAAACGACAAGGGCGTTCCCGTCATCTCCGTCGACGGCGTGGCCGCACCCACCGCCCTCATCTCCCAGGACCTGATCAAGGGCAAGGGCCAGGCGATCAAGGAAACCGACACCGTCACCGTCAACTACGTCGGTGTGGCGCTGGCCGGGGGCAAGGTCTTCGACTCCAGCTTCGACAGCGGCAAGAAGGCCACGTTCCCGCTCAACGGCGTGATCAAGGGCTGGACCCAGGGCCTCTCCGGCAAGACCGTCGGCTCCCGGGTCCTCCTGGTCATCCCGAAGGCCCTCGCCTACCCCGACGCCACTGCTGCCAGTGGCCAGCCGGTCGGTGACCTGGTCTTTGTCGTCGACATCCTCGGCGTGAAGTAA
- the pafA gene encoding Pup--protein ligase has translation MDKRIFGIETEFGISYSSPESRPLAPEEVARYLFRKVVSWGRSSNVFLTNGSRLYLDVGSHPEYATAECDDLAQLIAHDRAGELILDDLVDEAQERLAAEGFNGTVYLFKNNTDSAGNSYGSHENYLIPRRGEFSRLAEILIPFLVTRQLIAGAGKILKTPHGATFAFSQRADHIWEGVSSATTRSRPIINTRDEPHADAEFYRRLHVIVGDSNMSETTALLKVGTVDLILRMIEAGVIMRDMRMENPIRSIREISHDLTGRAVVRLANGRQLTALEIQREYLAKVTEFVADRGAHNAHVPLILDLWERTLDAIESENTSAIDTEVDWAIKKKLMDNYRERHGLELDAPRIAQLDLTYHDISRSRGLFYLLQSRGAARRVVDDTAVKDAVDAPPQTTRAKLRGDFVRRAQELGRDYTVDWVHLKLNDRAHQTILCKDPFRSVDDRVDALLDSMG, from the coding sequence ATGGACAAGCGCATATTCGGGATCGAAACCGAATTCGGAATTTCCTACTCGAGCCCGGAGTCCCGCCCGCTGGCGCCGGAGGAGGTGGCCCGCTACCTCTTCCGCAAGGTGGTCAGCTGGGGGCGGTCCTCCAACGTGTTCCTGACCAACGGCTCCCGGCTGTACCTCGACGTCGGATCCCACCCCGAGTACGCCACCGCCGAGTGCGACGACCTGGCCCAGCTCATCGCCCACGACCGTGCCGGCGAACTGATCCTGGATGACCTCGTCGACGAAGCCCAGGAACGCCTGGCGGCCGAAGGGTTCAACGGCACCGTGTACCTGTTCAAGAACAACACCGACTCGGCCGGCAACTCCTACGGCAGCCACGAAAACTACCTGATACCCCGCCGGGGGGAGTTTTCCCGGCTGGCCGAAATCCTGATCCCCTTCCTTGTGACCCGGCAACTGATCGCCGGCGCGGGCAAGATCCTGAAGACCCCGCACGGCGCCACCTTCGCCTTCTCCCAGCGTGCGGACCACATCTGGGAGGGCGTCTCCTCGGCCACGACCCGCTCGCGGCCCATCATCAACACCCGTGACGAACCGCACGCCGACGCCGAGTTCTACCGGCGGCTCCACGTGATCGTGGGGGACTCGAACATGTCCGAGACCACGGCCCTGCTCAAAGTCGGGACCGTGGACTTGATCCTGCGAATGATCGAGGCCGGCGTGATCATGCGCGACATGCGGATGGAGAACCCCATCCGCAGCATCCGGGAAATCTCCCACGACCTGACCGGACGCGCCGTGGTGCGCCTCGCCAACGGTCGGCAGCTGACCGCCTTGGAAATTCAGCGCGAATACCTGGCCAAGGTGACCGAGTTCGTGGCGGACCGGGGCGCCCACAACGCCCACGTCCCGCTGATCCTGGACCTGTGGGAACGCACCCTCGACGCGATTGAAAGCGAGAACACGAGCGCCATCGACACCGAGGTGGACTGGGCGATCAAGAAGAAGCTGATGGATAACTACCGGGAACGGCACGGCCTTGAGCTGGACGCACCCCGGATCGCGCAGCTGGACCTCACCTACCACGACATTTCACGCAGCCGCGGGCTGTTCTATTTGCTCCAGTCCCGGGGCGCGGCCCGGCGCGTGGTGGACGACACCGCGGTCAAGGATGCGGTCGACGCCCCGCCGCAGACCACCAGGGCCAAACTGCGCGGCGACTTCGTCCGCCGGGCCCAGGAACTGGGCCGCGACTACACCGTGGACTGGGTCCATTTGAAGCTCAACGACCGCGCCCACCAGACCATTCTGTGCAAGGATCCGTTCCGCAGTGTGGACGACCGGGTAGACGCGTTGCTGGACTCTATGGGCTGA
- a CDS encoding YafY family protein produces MSASRTERLLNLLIALLNTKYGLRRSELREKVYHDTTSSEAAFGRMFERDKGELRHFGFEVETVTDKGWGSDDPATTRYRIGKESNRLPDVSLTPAECTVLILAAQLWEQAALGSAAQNAMRKLQASGGLVDAELPAGVQPRIRPAGQAFEDLVAAIHAQHPVSFSYLAGSTGQEEMRTVEPWGLGSRFGQWYLVGHDRARGDKRFFRLSRFTSAVTVLEDTFTPPPSFNVREQLAALPELPVRHAVVDVAAGALLGLRKHSEPFDGGTSGGGAAAETAAESVPESAAGGAAVPPRAGFDRLSVPYRDAETLAEELASYGPKAIAVSPAGLHAAVRRRLAAAAAFAAAPEPPIKFPRSEQPKRRKRTSEDQLKRMLQLVPFLVHNQGLHISEVADRFGITRKELEDDLRILICSGLPGGYPDDLLDIRWDDDHVYIFEDLDLKRPVRFSVDEACALLTGLEALNGLPGLDEGGALESVTLKLMAAAGEEGLKAAAVSGPEVAPEDSATLETAREAIRTGAQLRLSYLAPQRDAVSERDVDPHRLYSLDSTWYLEAYCHTAEGLRNFRLDRIQDLRPTGRAASSAGNPAGGFPVKLFTPNDDDAVVVLELTRQGAGLADDYYAERTAALPDGNMLAEIRFGSADWLPMFVAQHGGAVRILQPRDLANAAREWLDAALAGYGEHAARQLD; encoded by the coding sequence GTGTCCGCCTCACGTACCGAACGACTCCTGAACCTGCTCATCGCGCTGCTCAACACCAAGTACGGCCTGCGCCGCAGCGAACTTCGCGAAAAGGTCTACCACGACACCACCAGCTCCGAGGCCGCCTTCGGGCGGATGTTCGAGCGGGACAAGGGCGAACTGCGCCACTTTGGTTTTGAGGTCGAAACCGTGACGGACAAGGGCTGGGGCTCGGATGATCCCGCGACCACCCGGTACCGGATCGGCAAGGAATCCAACCGGCTCCCGGACGTCAGCCTCACCCCCGCGGAGTGCACGGTCCTGATCCTGGCCGCGCAGCTCTGGGAACAGGCCGCCCTCGGCTCCGCCGCGCAGAACGCCATGCGCAAACTCCAGGCCTCCGGCGGCCTCGTGGACGCCGAACTTCCCGCCGGCGTCCAGCCCCGCATTCGGCCGGCCGGTCAGGCCTTCGAGGACCTGGTCGCGGCCATCCACGCCCAACACCCCGTGAGTTTCAGCTACCTGGCAGGCAGCACTGGGCAGGAGGAAATGCGGACGGTCGAACCCTGGGGACTGGGCAGCCGCTTCGGCCAGTGGTACCTCGTCGGCCACGACCGCGCCCGGGGCGACAAGCGGTTCTTCCGGCTTTCGCGCTTCACATCCGCTGTCACAGTGTTGGAGGACACCTTCACGCCCCCGCCGTCGTTCAACGTCCGCGAACAACTGGCCGCGCTGCCCGAGTTGCCCGTGCGGCACGCCGTCGTCGACGTCGCCGCCGGTGCTCTGCTGGGGCTGCGCAAGCACTCCGAACCCTTCGACGGCGGCACTAGCGGGGGCGGCGCAGCCGCAGAAACAGCCGCAGAATCAGTCCCGGAATCCGCAGCCGGGGGCGCCGCCGTCCCGCCCCGCGCCGGCTTCGACCGGCTCAGCGTGCCATACCGGGACGCTGAAACCCTCGCGGAAGAACTCGCCTCCTACGGACCTAAAGCCATCGCCGTCTCCCCGGCAGGCCTGCACGCGGCCGTACGGAGGCGGCTGGCTGCCGCCGCGGCCTTCGCCGCGGCACCGGAGCCGCCGATCAAATTTCCGCGCTCGGAACAGCCGAAACGCCGGAAGCGCACCTCGGAGGACCAGCTCAAGCGGATGCTCCAACTGGTCCCGTTCCTGGTCCACAACCAAGGCCTGCACATCAGCGAAGTTGCCGACCGCTTTGGCATCACCCGCAAGGAACTCGAAGACGACCTGCGCATCCTGATCTGCTCCGGCCTGCCGGGGGGCTATCCGGACGATCTGCTGGACATCCGGTGGGACGACGACCATGTGTACATCTTCGAGGACCTGGACCTCAAGCGCCCGGTCCGGTTCAGCGTAGACGAGGCCTGTGCCCTGCTGACCGGTTTGGAGGCCCTCAACGGCCTGCCCGGACTCGATGAGGGCGGCGCCCTGGAGTCGGTCACGCTCAAGCTCATGGCTGCCGCGGGCGAGGAGGGCCTCAAGGCCGCCGCGGTCTCCGGGCCCGAGGTGGCACCGGAGGATTCCGCCACCCTGGAAACAGCCCGCGAGGCCATCCGCACCGGAGCACAGCTGCGGCTCAGCTATCTCGCCCCGCAGCGCGACGCCGTGTCCGAACGCGACGTTGATCCGCACCGGCTCTACTCGCTGGACAGCACCTGGTACCTCGAGGCGTACTGCCACACCGCGGAGGGCCTGCGGAACTTCCGGCTGGACCGCATCCAGGACCTGCGGCCCACCGGCCGCGCGGCATCCTCGGCCGGCAACCCGGCCGGCGGTTTCCCGGTCAAGCTGTTCACCCCGAACGACGACGACGCCGTCGTGGTTCTGGAGCTGACCCGGCAGGGCGCCGGGCTGGCGGACGACTACTACGCCGAGCGGACCGCAGCGCTTCCGGACGGGAACATGCTGGCGGAAATCCGCTTCGGCAGCGCGGACTGGCTGCCGATGTTCGTGGCCCAGCACGGGGGTGCTGTCCGGATCCTGCAGCCCCGGGACCTGGCAAACGCGGCCCGGGAATGGCTGGACGCCGCCCTGGCCGGGTACGGGGAGCACGCAGCGCGCCAGCTAGACTGA
- a CDS encoding amidohydrolase: MTASPSEAPESPKAQRKVTLYRNGSVYTAADPFATAMLVDGDTVAWVGSEQAATSIPDSSMEVIDLQGGLLAPGFVDSHVHLTETGIALDSLQLGGVRSAAELLDAVARSGSAAGGPVLGHGWDETLWADPTLPSREELDRAAGGRPVYLSRVDVHSALVSASLAAASGLVGLDGYSDGDSDGQVKRAAHTAARLAARKLPADALRGYQQAALAEAAANGYVALAEMAAPHIGSIEDLQLAAGWNDGGRAGEAVPEILPYWGQLAGSAEHAQSILDSLGVPVLGLAGDLNMDGSIGSRTAALRSDYSDAAGERGSQYLSADEAAAHIAACSVLGIQAGFHVIGDAGLDAALEALDRAAADVGEQRVRAAGHRLEHVEIADPEAISRLAKYSVTVSAQPAFDALWGGQGSLYAQRLGSRHAAMNPFGSFYSAGVPVCFGSDSPVTPLRPWSSVRACLEHHNADERISARAAFLGHTRAGWRAARYRNPMAGQLVPGAPASFAVWEVEELMVQVADGRVQSWSTDPRARTPLLPALDTGNDPVCLQTVRDGVELFSAGSLGS, translated from the coding sequence ATGACCGCTTCACCGTCCGAGGCACCCGAGTCACCTAAAGCGCAGCGCAAGGTGACGCTGTACCGCAACGGCTCCGTCTACACCGCTGCGGACCCCTTCGCGACGGCCATGCTGGTCGACGGCGACACCGTGGCCTGGGTCGGCTCCGAACAGGCAGCCACGTCCATCCCCGACTCCTCCATGGAGGTCATTGACCTGCAGGGCGGCCTCCTCGCTCCCGGCTTCGTCGACTCGCACGTCCACCTGACGGAAACCGGAATCGCCTTGGACTCACTGCAGCTCGGCGGTGTGCGTTCCGCCGCCGAGCTGCTCGACGCCGTCGCCCGCTCCGGTTCCGCAGCGGGCGGCCCGGTGCTGGGGCACGGCTGGGACGAGACGCTCTGGGCCGACCCTACCCTGCCGAGCCGGGAAGAACTGGACCGGGCCGCCGGCGGCCGGCCGGTGTACCTCTCCCGAGTGGACGTGCATTCGGCCCTGGTGTCCGCGTCGCTGGCGGCCGCGTCCGGGCTCGTGGGACTCGATGGCTATTCCGACGGCGACTCCGACGGGCAGGTCAAGCGGGCCGCCCACACCGCCGCGCGGCTCGCCGCGCGGAAACTCCCGGCGGACGCCCTGCGCGGCTACCAGCAGGCTGCCCTGGCCGAGGCGGCCGCCAACGGGTACGTGGCGCTGGCCGAAATGGCGGCCCCGCACATCGGGAGCATCGAGGACCTGCAACTCGCGGCTGGCTGGAACGACGGCGGCCGCGCCGGCGAAGCCGTCCCGGAGATCCTGCCGTACTGGGGCCAGCTGGCCGGCTCCGCGGAGCATGCCCAGTCCATCCTCGACAGCCTGGGCGTCCCGGTGCTGGGCCTGGCCGGGGACCTGAACATGGACGGCTCGATCGGTTCGCGCACGGCCGCGCTGCGCAGCGACTACAGCGACGCGGCGGGGGAGCGGGGCAGCCAGTACCTCTCCGCCGACGAAGCAGCGGCACACATTGCGGCCTGCTCGGTTCTGGGCATCCAGGCCGGGTTCCATGTGATTGGCGACGCCGGGCTCGACGCCGCCCTGGAGGCCCTGGACCGCGCCGCCGCCGACGTCGGCGAACAGCGCGTCCGCGCAGCCGGTCACCGCCTGGAACACGTCGAAATCGCCGACCCCGAGGCCATCTCCCGGCTGGCTAAGTACTCGGTGACGGTCAGCGCCCAGCCCGCCTTCGACGCCCTCTGGGGCGGGCAGGGGAGCCTGTACGCCCAGCGTCTCGGCTCCCGGCACGCAGCCATGAACCCCTTCGGCTCCTTCTACTCCGCCGGCGTTCCGGTCTGCTTCGGCAGCGACAGCCCGGTCACCCCGCTGCGGCCCTGGTCGAGCGTGCGCGCCTGCCTGGAACACCACAACGCCGACGAGCGGATCTCCGCCCGGGCCGCCTTCCTGGGCCACACCAGGGCAGGCTGGCGTGCCGCCCGCTACCGGAACCCGATGGCGGGCCAGCTGGTTCCCGGCGCTCCGGCCAGCTTCGCGGTCTGGGAAGTCGAAGAGCTCATGGTCCAGGTGGCCGACGGCAGGGTCCAGTCCTGGAGCACGGACCCGCGCGCCCGGACACCACTGCTGCCGGCCCTGGACACCGGCAACGATCCGGTCTGCCTGCAGACGGTGCGGGACGGCGTCGAACTCTTCTCCGCCGGCTCGCTCGGAAGCTAG
- a CDS encoding FKBP-type peptidyl-prolyl cis-trans isomerase: MSFGQRNIDRQKPEIDFPEGAVPTELVITDLIEGDGAEAKAGDTVSTHYVGVAWSTGEEFDASWGRGAPLDFRVGVGQVIQGWDQGLLGMKVGGRRRLEIPSEMAYGSRGAGGAIGPNEALIFVVDLVAVR, encoded by the coding sequence ATGTCATTTGGACAGCGCAACATCGACCGCCAGAAGCCGGAGATTGACTTCCCCGAGGGCGCCGTACCCACCGAGCTTGTCATCACCGACCTGATCGAGGGCGACGGCGCCGAGGCCAAGGCCGGCGACACCGTCTCCACCCACTACGTTGGCGTGGCCTGGTCCACCGGCGAAGAGTTCGACGCGTCCTGGGGCCGCGGCGCGCCGCTGGACTTCCGGGTCGGCGTCGGCCAGGTCATCCAGGGCTGGGACCAGGGCCTGCTGGGCATGAAGGTCGGCGGCCGCCGCCGGCTGGAGATCCCCTCCGAAATGGCCTACGGCTCCCGTGGCGCCGGCGGAGCGATCGGCCCCAACGAGGCGCTGATCTTCGTCGTCGACCTCGTGGCCGTCCGCTAG